Below is a window of Thermoflexus sp. DNA.
GGGCCTCGGGCGAGAGGATCTCCAGCATTCGGGGATCCGAATCCGCCCGCACCCGTCCCTCCACCGTCACGACATCGGCGGTTCGGGGGATGCGTCCCTGACGCTGCAGCGCCGTGGCGGCTGGGCCGGAAGCGAGGACCAGAAGGTCGGCCATCCCATCGCTCAGCTGGAAGAGGAGGCGGGGCCCTTCGGGATCCCAGCGGGGTGGCTCCACGACCACACCCTGCACTCGCGCATATCCGGCGAGGTCTTCGGACCGGAGCTCCGAAGGCGAGCGGGTGGGCACCGGCTGGAGCCGGATCTGCCACCAGAGGGCCAGCAGCCCGGCGAACGCTAACGCCAGAGCCCCCAGGGTTCGGCCCCGGGGGATGCCCGGGGGGATGTAACGGGTCCGCATCGTCAGGTCTCCGGATCCGAAGGATTCGTCCATGGAAATGATAGGCGGCAGGGGAACAGAGGCGCGGATCCTTGAAGGGCGCTGCCGCGCGGAGAGAGGCCGATCGCAAAGCCCACACCATGGGTCTTCCCCTTGACAAATTCTCCGGTCGGTGCTTTCATGGGCGTGAGGTTAAACGTTTAACTTCATGGATGATATGGCGACATTACGGGATGTGGCGCGACGTGCCGGGGTATCGATTGCGACGGTTTCCTACGTGTTGAATGGCACGCGCCCGGTGAGCCCGGAGGTGGAGGCCCGGGTGCGGGAAGCGGCCGCGGCCTTGCAGTATCGTCCCAACCGGCTGGCTCGGGGTCTTCGTCGCAAGCGAACCCATGTGCTGGGTCTGATCGTGCCGGACAGTGCGAACCCCTTCTTTGCGGAGGTCGCCCGCGGGCTGGAGGATCTCAGTTTCGCCCATGATTACAGCCTGATCCTCTGCAACTCCGATGGTGATCCGATCAAGGAGCAGCGGTATCTGGGAGTTCTGATCGAGCAACAGGTAGATGGAATTGCCCTGGTCTCGGCCAGCGCGACGCCTGCGCATCTGGCCATCC
It encodes the following:
- a CDS encoding LacI family DNA-binding transcriptional regulator, encoding MATLRDVARRAGVSIATVSYVLNGTRPVSPEVEARVREAAAALQYRPNRLARGLRRKRTHVLGLIVPDSANPFFAEVARGLEDLSFAHDYSLILCNSDGDPIKEQRYLGVLIEQQVDGIALVSASATPAHLAILQERGIPFVVVDRDLPGLEADCVLADNFQGGYGATRHLLDRGHRRIACITGPSDLTPSADRVRGYQKAMEEAGIEPLEIWIRRGDFRAESGYHAARFFLSLPPAIRPTAIFACNDLMAIG